In one Lachnospiraceae bacterium GAM79 genomic region, the following are encoded:
- a CDS encoding LytTR family DNA-binding domain-containing protein, giving the protein MDLKLLLCDDSDLQLKETTTFVHSCLNTYTAFTSVINPYKPEELKKLLENDMLDYDIAILDIEMGELNGIDLASAINQRCPQCAVIFLTSHTDYISDSYEVRHIYYVTKDSIQRYLPKALDKAVRLTVERKTRFLDITSNRKRYTLPCDSITYIERIGREIIIYTNEQKSYKVYESIQAVSKRLPACFSQCHSSFVVNLEYVKNAASQEIELTDGVKLPVGRRYAKPIKAAYLKYISEHAML; this is encoded by the coding sequence ATGGACTTAAAACTTTTATTATGCGATGATTCGGATTTACAATTAAAAGAAACAACAACCTTCGTACATTCCTGTCTGAATACTTACACAGCATTTACATCCGTGATCAATCCTTACAAACCGGAAGAACTAAAGAAGTTGCTTGAAAATGATATGCTCGACTATGATATTGCCATTTTAGATATTGAGATGGGCGAATTAAATGGTATCGACCTCGCTTCTGCGATCAACCAACGATGCCCGCAATGTGCAGTTATTTTTCTTACCAGCCATACCGATTATATCTCTGACTCTTATGAAGTCCGTCATATATATTATGTTACGAAGGATTCCATACAAAGATATCTGCCAAAAGCCCTCGATAAAGCAGTCCGGCTTACTGTCGAACGCAAGACTCGATTTCTGGATATTACTTCCAATCGCAAACGCTATACACTCCCCTGCGATTCGATCACATATATCGAACGAATCGGGCGGGAGATCATTATCTATACAAATGAACAAAAATCGTACAAAGTATACGAATCCATTCAGGCTGTAAGTAAGCGTCTTCCTGCCTGTTTCTCACAATGCCACAGTTCTTTTGTGGTGAATCTTGAATATGTTAAAAATGCCGCCTCACAGGAGATTGAACTGACTGACGGTGTTAAACTGCCTGTCGGCAGGCGTTACGCCAAGCCGATCAAAGCCGCCTACCTGAAATACATTTCCGAGCACGCTATGTTGTAA
- a CDS encoding DUF4118 domain-containing protein, whose product MNRFLNFTKNFLITAAILVCGFLLSLFMQKEWGNQTLIPSIFLLDVFLVSVITDGFLYGAVASVISILAVNYAFTFPYFKINFTIPENMISAVIMIAIAVITCGFTNKLKSQEQLKAESEQEKMRANLLRSVSHDFRTPLTTIYGASSAMLDDKNEFTEEQKKSMLRGIKQDAQWLSRMVENMLSITRLDGKNVKIIKIPIALDELLDSVLVKFNKRYEDQNVEIDIPDELIMIPMDAILVEQLILNLLENAVQHAEGMSKLGLRVYTSGHFAVFEIRDNGCGIPVDKVKDIFAGKLVYGESGLDSSKKNAGIGLSVCTTIVKAHGGEISAENLQDGGAVVRFTLDMEETEND is encoded by the coding sequence ATGAACAGATTCCTGAATTTTACAAAGAATTTTTTAATTACGGCAGCGATATTGGTATGTGGATTTTTGTTGTCCCTGTTTATGCAGAAGGAGTGGGGAAATCAGACTTTGATACCCTCTATTTTTCTGTTGGATGTATTTCTGGTATCCGTTATCACAGATGGTTTCTTATATGGTGCGGTCGCATCTGTCATCAGCATTCTGGCGGTAAATTATGCATTTACATTTCCTTATTTTAAGATTAATTTTACGATTCCGGAAAATATGATCTCTGCCGTTATCATGATAGCTATTGCAGTTATTACCTGCGGATTTACAAATAAGCTGAAGAGTCAGGAACAGTTAAAGGCAGAGAGTGAGCAGGAGAAGATGCGGGCAAACCTGCTCCGATCCGTATCCCATGATTTTCGGACACCGCTTACAACGATTTATGGTGCAAGCTCTGCAATGTTAGATGACAAGAATGAATTTACGGAGGAGCAGAAGAAAAGTATGCTTCGCGGAATCAAACAGGATGCGCAATGGCTGTCACGAATGGTTGAGAATATGTTATCGATTACCAGACTGGATGGAAAAAATGTTAAGATCATTAAGATCCCGATCGCGCTGGATGAGCTGTTAGATTCTGTCCTGGTTAAGTTCAATAAACGGTATGAAGATCAGAATGTTGAGATTGACATTCCGGATGAACTGATCATGATTCCGATGGATGCGATCTTAGTCGAGCAGTTGATCCTGAATCTGTTAGAAAATGCAGTTCAGCATGCAGAGGGAATGAGTAAGCTTGGGCTTCGTGTATATACGAGTGGGCATTTTGCAGTATTTGAGATTCGGGACAACGGATGTGGTATTCCGGTTGACAAGGTAAAGGATATATTTGCAGGGAAGCTGGTTTATGGTGAATCAGGACTTGACAGCAGTAAGAAAAATGCAGGGATCGGATTGTCGGTATGTACCACGATCGTAAAAGCCCATGGTGGTGAGATCTCTGCGGAGAATCTGCAGGATGGCGGTGCTGTTGTGCGGTTTACATTGGATATGGAGGAAACTGAGAATGATTAA
- a CDS encoding response regulator transcription factor, whose product MINNRYKILIIEDEEHINNLISALMEANGYQAVSAYSCRGGQMMFASHRPDLVILDLGLPDRDGMTFLREVRQSSFTPIIVLSARSDERDKVEALNEGANDYVTKPFSSNELVARVRSALRIATHRAEDGLRPGGRFEVGELVINYDARLVTIAGNEVKLTQTEYNIVALLSEHAGKMLTYSFIINEIWGYNDSGSRKKLQVNMANIRKKFGAVPGKENYITNELGVGYRMCDS is encoded by the coding sequence ATGATTAATAACAGATATAAGATATTGATAATTGAAGACGAAGAACATATTAATAATCTGATCAGTGCGCTGATGGAAGCAAATGGATATCAGGCTGTTTCCGCATATTCCTGTCGGGGGGGACAGATGATGTTTGCATCCCATCGTCCTGATCTGGTCATTCTGGATCTGGGATTGCCGGATCGGGATGGAATGACATTTTTAAGGGAAGTGCGGCAATCATCATTTACACCGATCATCGTTTTATCGGCACGTTCTGATGAGAGGGATAAAGTAGAGGCACTCAATGAGGGTGCAAATGATTATGTAACCAAGCCATTCAGTTCAAATGAACTGGTAGCAAGGGTACGTTCAGCACTCCGTATCGCTACGCATCGGGCAGAGGACGGATTGCGGCCGGGTGGAAGGTTCGAGGTTGGAGAGCTGGTTATCAATTATGATGCAAGACTGGTTACGATCGCCGGAAATGAAGTGAAGCTGACACAGACAGAATATAATATTGTAGCGTTGTTATCCGAGCATGCAGGTAAGATGCTGACCTACAGTTTTATCATCAACGAGATCTGGGGATATAATGATTCGGGAAGCCGGAAGAAGCTGCAGGTGAATATGGCGAATATCCGAAAGAAGTTCGGTGCAGTTCCCGGTAAGGAGAATTACATAACGAATGAATTAGGGGTCGGATACCGGATGTGCGATTCATAG